DNA sequence from the Candidatus Peregrinibacteria bacterium genome:
AAAATACACAAAAGAAATTGAACGGGCGCTTCGGCTCATGAAAATAGGAAATCTCATCGTCAAAATAATTGGGGGGAGAGATCTTCATCCGGTTTCAGCCCACGTTGGTGGATTTTCTTCATTCCCGAGAGAAGAAGAAATCCAAAACTGCCAAAAAGAACTTCAAAGTGTCCTCAAAGATGCGATTAAAACTGCAAAGCTTTTTATGAAACTCAAATTTCAGAAGTTTGAACGTGAAATTGAAATGTTTTCGCTCACAGATTCAAAAGGATACGCAATGCTTCATGGGGATCTTACTTCCGGAAAACATGTCTATAAACAATCAGAATTTGAAAAATATTTTTCGGAATTTCACGAGCCGCATTCCACGTCGAAATTTGCGCTGAAAGAAGGCAAAGAATACAGGGTTGGAGCGCTTTCGCGGCTGAATCATAATTCAGAGCAGCTTTTTCCCTACGCAAAAAAAATGCTGAAAAAATCCAAACTTCGCCTTCCATCATATAATCCGTTTTTGAACAATCTCGCTCAAGCGATTGAACTTGTTCATGCGATCGAACATGCGATTCACATTTTTTCGAGTCTGAAAATTCGATCAGAAAAAATTCGAAAGCCAGTTCTTAAAAAATCATGTAAAGGAATTGCGGGAATTGAAGTTCCGCGCGGAATTTTGTGGCATGAATATGAGTTTAATGCCAAAGGGAAAATTACCAAAGCGAACATCATTACTCCCACAAGCCAAAATGTAAGAGCAATTCAAGAGGATATCAGAACATTTCTTCCAACGGTTCTTCATCTTTCCAGACCAGAAATCGAACTCGAAATAGAAAAACTTATTCGCTCGTATGATCCGTGCTTTTCCTGTTCAACGCATTTTTTGGATGTGAAGTGGGAAGAGTAAGCTTTTTAAGAAGGAGAGGACGCACATACGCATCCTCTCCGAGAGTTTTTTTACCATGAGAATTCAGTACTAACAAAGTGCATTTCATCGAGAAGTGTTCCTGTTGAGGGAAGAATCTTGGTGATGATTACTTTATTTCCAAAGAAATCATCGAGAAGATCTCCTTCTTTTGTGAAGAGATTTTCGCTGAGCATAATCTTTGCTTCGGTCGCGCCAAGGATTACGGGAACATATTTATTTTTCCCAAGAGAAATAGAACGGAGATCCTCAAATTGTATTTCATTCACGAGTCGTGAAGGAATTGACCCAGGACCAAAAATGACATAAAACTTTTTTATATTTTCTCCTGCAAGTTCGAGTTTTATTGGGTTTCCAGAAATCTGCGTAAATGCTTCTGGGGAAAGAAGATGTGATATGTCCAGGAATGTACCCGTTGGCGCCAAAACTCCTGAAATTTTCACTGAAGGAAGACCGAAAAAGTCAACAATTTCATCTCCTGCTTTTTGAAATAAATTCTCCTTTTTCATCACTTTTGCTTCCTCTGCTCCGACAAGTGTTTCAAAAGTTCCATCGATCGTAATTTTCCCTTCAGAAGCTGTTATTTGAGGAATAAGACGAGAGTCAGTAAATACTTTTGGTGTTCCTTCTGGACTGAACGCCATTTTAAATTTCTTTTGAGCAATATTCCTATTTATTTGTGATATAACTGCGCTTTCCGCAGTTCCAAGGGTCGGTTCCTTCGACATTCTTGAGCTTGTTACTGCAAATTGCCAAAATGCGAAAGTAAAGAGAAGTACCATAAAAACAGGAGCAATCATGGAAATATAATTCCGTTTGCGTGGTTTAAAATTTCTGAGGAGCAATGAATTGAGTACTACGGAAACAGAGCTGAGCGCCATAGCAAGACCCGCAAGTTCTGGCTTCAGAATGAGGCCAAAGCTCGCAAATACGCGCGCTGCAATAGGAATCCCAATAACGTTGTAAAAAAGCGCGAAAAACATATTCTGCTTTATTTTCCCCATGGTTTCACGGGAAAGTTTGAGCGCCGTAACGACGTCGCGGAGATCATTCTTGATAATCACAATTCCGCCAGCTTCAAGCGCAACATCTGTTCCAGATCCCATCGCAATTCCAAGATTTGCTTGAGCGAGAGCAGGCGCGTCATTAATGCCATCTCCCACCATCGCCACTTTTTTCCCGAGTTCCTGAAGTTTCTTGACTTCCCTCGCTTTATCTTCGGGAAGAACTTCCGCGAGGACATTGGTAATTCCGACTTCATCTGCAATTGATTTTGCTGTTCTCATGTTATCTCCTGTGATCATATACACTTCGAGCCCCATGCGAATGAGCTTGGTAATGGCTTCCTTGGAGGTTTCTTTTACGGTATCTGCAACCGCAATGCATCCCAAAATTTCACTTTTCGATGCGAGAATCATTACCGTTTTTCCCTTTTCTTCCAGTTTTACTATTTTTCTCTCGATTTTCGACATTTCCAGAAGCGCGTATTCCGCAATGAGTTTTCTGTTGCCGAGGAAATATTCAACATTTTCAATTTTTCCCGTTACTCCATGACCAGGAATTGCCTGAAAATCCTCAACCTCGCTAAATGTAACTCCTTCTTCCTCCGCGGAAGCGTAAATAGACTCAGCAAGAGAGTGTTCTGAAAGCTTTTCAAGTGATGCCGCTATTTGCAAAACATCTTCTTCATCACCTGTTCCAAAACTCACTACGTCTGTTACTTCAGGTTTTCCTTTCGTGAGAGTTCCAGTTTTATCAAATATAAGAGTGGTAATGTTTCGCGCCGCTTCAAGAGGTTCGCCTCCTTTAATCAGAATTCCATTTTCAGCGCCTTTTCCTGTTCCCACCATGAGCGCTGTTGGCGTTGCAAGTCCAAGAGCACACGGACATGCGATGACAATGACTGCCGTGAAAGCAAGGAGAGCAAATGAGAGAGATGCGCCTAAAAGAAAGTACCAAATGATAAATGTGAGAATGGCAATACCGATAACTGCTGGAACAAACCATGAAGATATACGATCAGCAAACGCCTGAATTGGCGCTTTTGATCCTTGTGCTTCTTCAATAAGGCGAATAATTTGAGCGAGTGTTGTTTCAGATCCTATTCTTTGTGCTTCAAACTCAAATGTTCCTGTTTTATTGATCGTTGCTCCAATGACCATATCACCGACAGTTTTTTCCACAGGAATACTTTCTCCACTAATCATCGATTCATCGAGAGAAGATGATCCTTTCATAATAACTCCATCGACCGGAACTTTCTCTCCCGGTCTGACCATAATAATATCCCCATGGGTGACTTCATCAATGGGAATATCTTTCACTGAGCCATTGCGAACAACCCGCGCCGTTTTTGCCTGAAGTCCCATGAGCTTGGTAATGGCGTCTGATGTTCTTCCCTTTGCCTTCGATTCTAGCCACTTTCCGAGGAGCACGAATGTAATTAGAAATGCCGCTGTCTCAAAATACAAGTCTGGGACTTTTTCTCCATTGAGACCTAAAACAGAAAAATTGTTGAATGAGGAAACGAGATAATTTCCAAGACTGTAAAAAAACGCGGTACTTGTTCCGATAGCGATAAGGCTATCCATGTTAAATGTTCTCATCTTGAGGCTTGACCATGCGCCTTTATAAAACCCAGAACCTGCGTAAAATTGTACGGGAATGGTGAGGATGAGCGAAATAATTCCAATGTATGGTGGGAAAAAATTCCCTCCAGGGAGCCACTTGAAGAAATCAAGAAGCATGAAATAGAGCATCGGAAGACTGAGGACGAGGGAAAATATAAATTTATGGAAGTAGTGTGAAATCGTCATTTCACGCTTTTTTCGTTCCGCTCCAGTATCAGTTTCAGAAAGAATTTCTACTCCATATCCTGCTTTTTTTACGGCATTCATGACATCTTGAATTGAATTTTTGGTTTCATCGAACACTACAGAAGCCTTTTCTGCAGCAAAATTCACATTCGCCGTTTTGACACTCTCGAGTTTTTTCAGAGATCTCTCAATAATCGCTGAGCAAGAAGCACAATGCATCCCAGAAATGGACAAAGAAATTCTTTTATTCGGATCTTTTTCAATAGGCCCCATCTTTTCTTTCCCATTTCCGAAGGATGATACTTGTTCAGTCGTTCCATTTTCTCCGATATCGAGAAATTTTGCGGAATTCATAATGTTCAAGAAGTCGTCAATAAACCTTTCCTTTTCCTTGATTCCTTTCGGAAGGGTAAACTCTGCTCTTTTTTTTCTCTGTATTTGACCCTCAAAAGAACTTCTTCCGTTCTCGCCGGTTTCTATTTTCCCATCCGCTTCAAGTATTGATTCGAGTTGTATATGCACTGGAGAACCGGAATTTCCTTCATGAAGAATAATTTCAGTTGGATTCGTATCGTTTTTCTTTTTCTCCTCGGAAATAGGAGATTCGTTTTTAAGAACGTGAGCGTCATACCCTTCTTTCTTGATGACATCAATTACTTTCTGCATGTTTGAAATTTTCTTCGGATCATACTCAATTTCCGAAGTACCATTCGCGTAGGACACTCGTACATCTTTTATTCCGGGAATATCGCTCAGTGCTTCTGTGAGAAGCTTTTCACAGGAAGTGCAGTGCATACCACTAATTTTGAGAGTTGTTTTTTGAGAAGACATAGGAGGGAGAAAAAAAGAGAAAAAATATAAAAGATTGTTCACGAAAGGGAGATATTTACTGAGAGGAAATTTTGAATTTTGTCTGGCATTGCGGGATTAAATTTTTAATAAATTCCAATCTCTAATTTTTAAAATACTGTATTTAGAGCACCTTGTAATCAGTGCCTTCCAAGGCTGAGAGGAGTTCTGTTTTTTCGATTTGGCGATCTGAGGAAATTCCAAGATTTCCACTTAATTCGAGTGATACCTCAGTAACATTTTGTATTTTTTGCAATCTTTTTTTTATGAGTTTTACACATGCTTCGCACGTAATGCCGGTGATAGTAAAAGAGGATGAAAACATAAAAAATAAATAAAAGAGAAGAAAAGTGTGTTTACCATTACCTATGGTGGAGGTTGTTAAAAATGTAAAAAAATAAAGAACTGCATTTCTCTAAAATACAAGCGTTCTTTTACAGTACTTTTATGATTCCCCTGGGAACTCCCATGCCGCACGTGATCGGATAGTCTCCTTTTTTTTGCGGAGTAAATTCCATGGCAATCGTTTTTCCTTTTTCCAGATATTCTGGGTAATTATACAGTCCTGGGATCATGATTGTGGACATACACCCAGATCCATTTTCTCGAACGTCCACTTCGAGCCGCACTGGCTTTCCTGAAGTGACCGTAAACTCATATGGAGAAATATCTTGATTTGAAGAGATATATGTTGTCTTCAGAAGTTGAACATCCGCAGAACTCTGGAGTGGCGCTTTAGAAGTGTTGGTATTCACATTTTGAGATGGAGCAATTTCCTTTTCTTGTAAATTTTCTCCTGAGGCCTCAGATGATGAGCTCTTCGCGTCAACAACAGTAAATTCTCCCCGGTACATTCCCATGGAACAGCTGAATTTTATTGTTCCCACTTCTTCAGGAGTGAACTCCACAATATTCTCTCCCTTCTTCAGACTCTTCGTAATTCCGAGTTTTGAAACGGAAAGGGAAGCAGCACAACTGTACATATCCTGAGCGTCTATAATCCATTTTACAGGAACTCCTTTCGTTACGGTGAATGAACGCGGAGAATACCCAGAAGCCGTTTCTTTCATCTTCGCAATCTGAACTCCATTCTCAAGAGAAATATTCGCCTCCTTTGGCGCAAAAAAAGTGCTTTTCCCAAGATCAAATGACCATCCTGTCAAATTGTATCCATTCGAAATATTAAAAAAAGCGAGAGCAATGACGATTATTCCAGCAAATTTAAAGAATCTTCTTGCAAAAATTCCTTTAATCACAGATGTGAGACCTCCAATTCCGAGGAGTCCCGGAGCGGTTCCAATCGCAAAAACAGACATAATGAGCGCTCCTGATAAGAAATTCCCCGTGCTCATTGCATAAAGCTGCATTGCTTGCGTAAACCCGCAGGGAAGAAAAAAAGTAAGAGCTCCGACAAAGAGTGAATTATAGTGGCTATATTCTTTCTCATGATGTTTTCGAATACCAAAAAGTCTGCTGATTCCAGAAGGAAGAGTGAGGGAAAGATGTGAAAATTTCGGAAAAATTTCAAGGAGTTTTATTCCGAGAAAGAGCATAACCATGCCGACAAAAATAGTTATTATGCCGAGCACAGGCCCTGACAACTGAAACACTTGTCCCGCCATACCAATAATTCCTCCGAGAAGAAAATACGATGAAATTCTTCCAATATTAAAATAGAGATGGGGACGAAATTTTTGAAGAGGTGTCGCTTCCGGATGTTTTTCTGCGTGCCGCGTCGAAATTCCGAGAACAAGTCCGCCGACGAGTGCCATGCATGTCGAAAGTCCCGCAGTAATTCCCACGAGAAGTACGAGAAAAAGATTTGATGGATCTCCATTTCCCACATTAATGGAAAAAAGTCCAAACCATGAAGCAACAAAATAGAAAAAAATGACAAAAACGAACCCAAGACCGATATCCTTATAATCGTCGACATTCGTACTGATCCAACTTTGTTTTTTTTCTTCTCCTATTTCATATCCGGCATTTTTGATCGCCTCTGTTACCTTTTCCATATCAAGATCAGATTCGGAAAAAATTTCAGCATTTTTATGTTTGAGGTTAACATACACCCTTTTTACACCACTGATTTCTTGAAGAGCATCTCCTATCAGCATTGTGCAGGATTTACAGTGCATTCCTTGAATAGGAACAACGGTTTTTTTCATAAGCATCAAAAAAATTATTTACTAAAAAGTTTTGTTACTTGAAGTATTTCTTCAATCATTTTCTCCTTCTTGTCGACTCTATTTGACTGCATTGCATGACTAAAACAACTCTTGAGATGACCTTCCATCAGCATTTGGTGGGCTGATTTGAGGAGACCAATCACCGCAAGGTTTTGTTGCATAATGTCTATGCAATATGCGTCATCTTCTATCATCGACATAATCTTTTCTAAGTGACTTTTCGCTTTTTTAAAATTGATAATGACTTTTTCGTTATGCATAAGGAAAAAAGAAAGGGGATTTACACCATTACCTATGGTACAGGTATATAGTACTCTTGATTTTTGTTGCAGTCAATACATTATATAAATTCAGCAACGCAGTCTTGTCTTTTTCCCTATTTTTCGTCACAATTCTCACAGTGACTTTTAGAAAAAAATTATGTCCGATGACACTTCTTCACATGAAAATGACTCACGCGCGGGGAAGCGGAAAAAGCAGGGAAAGCTCGATAAAGTTCTCATGGGGATCGTAATTGGAGGAGCCATAGGTTCAGTCCTTGGTATGACGCTTTCTCCCAAATCAGGGAAGGAGAATCGCGATTATGTTTTCAAAAAAAGTTCGGAAACATGGGAAAAAAGCAGAGCTCTTCTCGGAGAGATTGTTACGAAAAAGCAGCAAAAGAAAGGTTTTTGGCATCGTCTCAATGAATTCATTTACCGCAAAAAACAGAAGTAACATGTGATATTTTCTGATGTGTTCTATTATCGAAATTTTGCAACATGAGAGAACTTTCGCCTTTCACGCATCCATTTCGAGGGAAAATTTCAGTTCCCGGCTCAAAGTCTCTTACCAATAGAGCGCTCCTTCTCGCTGCTCTCGCTCCAGGGCAAACAATCTTGAAAGAATGGCTTTCCAGTGAAGATACAGAGGTGATGATAACCGCACTCCGAGAATTTGGTGTGGATATATATTTTGAGGGAAAAGAAAGGGAACTTACAATTGTTGGCACTTCTGGAAAATTTCAAAATAAAAGCGATCTAGAGATTTTTTGTGCAAATTCTGGAACATCACTTCGCTTTCTCACCGCAGTTTCTGCGCTTCGAAGTGGAAAAACTCTTCTCACCGGAGCACCTCGCATGAAAAAAAGACCGCTTCGTGATCTTTCGGATGCGCTTTCACAAATGGGGGTTCTCCTGAATTATCCGGAAAAAAAAGGGTTTCCTCCCATACAAATTTTAGGAAATCAAGTCCTTCAGGGAGGAGATATTCACATCTCTGGAAAAACTTCTTCACAGTTTCTGAGTGCGCTCCTTCATATTGCTCCATTCGCTGGAAACCCAGTTCGCATTACTTTGAAAAATGAACTGGTTTCTGAGCTATATGTTCGCATGACAATTGGACTCCTTGAAAAATTTGGAGTACATGTGCGTCAGAATGAGAGGAGTACTGAATTCTGTATTGACCCTCAGCCACTTTCTTCCCCAGGCGAGGTTCATATCGAAGGCGATGCTACCTCAGCCACATATCCACTCGGAATCGCACTCGCAACTCAGGGGAGTATTATTGTACAAAATATTTGTTCAAACTCGCTACAGGGAGATGCATATTTTCCCGAAAAAGTTCTCAAAAAAATGGGAGCAATGGTTCAAATGTCTTCTGACGGGATTTTTCTCACTGCACCTCAGAATCTTCTCCCGCTTGACGATATTCATCTCGGAGAAATGCCAGATGCCGCTATGACGGCAGTTGTACTTTCTGCGCTTGCAAAAGGAGTTTCTCGAATTTCTGGGCTTTCCACCCTTCGTGATAAAGAGTGTGATCGAATCTCTGCACTTGTTTCGAACTTAGCGAGCATGGGAGCCAATGTTCTTTCGGGAAAAGATTTTATTGAGGTTCATGGTGATCCACTTGAGCTTCATGGGGCAGAAATTGAAACATTTCATGATCATCGTATCGCGATGTGTTTCTCGATCTTGGGAGCTGTAATTCCTGACGTCCGAATTCTCCATCCCGAATGTGTGGAGAAGACCTATCCCACATATTGGCAGGAGTATGAGGAATGGAGGGGGCAATTTTAAATTTTGAAATTTAAAATTAAAAAGCAAATTTCTTCTCAGTTTAAACAACTACGAATATGTCTCGCAACATTGTTTTCACCGGCATGAGAGGAAGTGGAAAGTCTCATTTTGGGAGCGAATTTGCGAAAAAAAATTGGTATAGGTTTGTTGATACCGATCAGGAAATAGAAAAGAGAGCAGGAAAAAAAATCGCGGAAATCGTTGCACAAAATGGCTGGGGCACATTTCGAAAAATGGAATACGATGTCTGCAAAGAACTTTCTTCCGTGGAAAACACGATCATTTCTGTTGGTGGAGGAACAGTGATGCAGAAAGAAAATGTTGAACTTCTCAAAAAAAATTCAATTTTTGTTTTCCTCTACGCTCCGCCTAAAGAGCTCTTTCGAAGGCTGGAAAAATCAAAACATAAGAGACCGCCCTTAAGGAAAGGACTTTCCCTTCGTGAAGAAATTCAGGTTATTTGGCAAGAGAGAAGAGCCACTTTCTTTGAAACTGCAGATTTTGTGTTTTGCTTTTTGTTTTTTTCTTCTGATCCGAGAGAGAATGTGTCCAAAAATGTAGGAGTTCTCCAAAGGCTTGTGGATAGTATTTTTCATAAAAATATGGTAAAATATAGATAGTACAAATACACATATGTCACCCTCATCATCCATTGCCGTCGCCTACTTTTCCATGGAATTCGCTTTCGATGCGAAATTTCGGAATTATGCAGGAGGACTTGGAGTTCTCGCGGCTGACATGATGCATTCCTGTGCGGATATGAGCATTCCAGCAGTCGGAGTTTCTCTCATCTATCACAAGGATGACAACCCAGAAAAAGCTCTCAATTTTGAGAAGTATATGAAGAGACTTTCCATTACGGTCGATGTTCAAGTTGAAGATCGACCGGTAAAAGTTGGAGTTTTTGAGTACACGGTAAAAAGCGATATAGGAAAATCTCTTCCCGTCTATTTTCTCACCACATATCTCCCTGAAAATAAGCGTTGGGATCGAGATCTTACCAAATTTCTGTATGCAGGAGACGAATATACACGCATCGGACAGGAAACAATTTTGGGAATAGGTGGAGTAAAAATGCTTCGAGCGCTCGGGTACAATCACATTGAAAAATTTCATATGAATGAAGGGCATTCAGCATTTCTTACCTTCGAGCTTCTTAAAGAATGTGCCTACCATGATGCGGATGTTCGAAAAATGTGTACGTTTACGACACACACTCCCATTCCTGCGGGACATGATTATTTTGACTATCATCTCGCGGAACGTGTCCTTACTTCGATACTTCCGTGGCATATTAAAAATATTGCGACGAGTGATCGCCTCAGCATGACACATCTCGCTCTCAATTTGTCGGAAAAAGTGAACAGCGTTTCAGAGAAGCATAATGAGGTATGTCACCAAATGTTTCCAGAATATTCCTTTGAAAACATTACGAATGGAATTCATCATCTCACATGGATTTCAGATTCCATGGCAAAACTCTTTGACAGTTCTTTTCTTCATTGGAGAGAACGCCCATCAGAGCTTTGTGATGCTGAGAATACTCTCTCGGGAGAAAAGGTTTGGCAGGCCCATCAAAAAAATAAAAAAGAACTCGTGAAATGGATTAACGAACACCCGGAGTATTACATTTTTTCCCCTGAAAAATACAAAGAAGATTTTTTTGATGAAAACACTCTCACGATTGCATTTGCAAGAAGATTTGTTCCGTACAAAAGACCAACGCTCATCTTTCGTGATATTGATCGTCTTCGCGAACTTGGATATCGAAAAATTCAAATGGTATTTTCGGGGAAATGTTATGAGTTTGACCAGTTCTGTAAT
Encoded proteins:
- the aroA gene encoding 3-phosphoshikimate 1-carboxyvinyltransferase, which codes for MRELSPFTHPFRGKISVPGSKSLTNRALLLAALAPGQTILKEWLSSEDTEVMITALREFGVDIYFEGKERELTIVGTSGKFQNKSDLEIFCANSGTSLRFLTAVSALRSGKTLLTGAPRMKKRPLRDLSDALSQMGVLLNYPEKKGFPPIQILGNQVLQGGDIHISGKTSSQFLSALLHIAPFAGNPVRITLKNELVSELYVRMTIGLLEKFGVHVRQNERSTEFCIDPQPLSSPGEVHIEGDATSATYPLGIALATQGSIIVQNICSNSLQGDAYFPEKVLKKMGAMVQMSSDGIFLTAPQNLLPLDDIHLGEMPDAAMTAVVLSALAKGVSRISGLSTLRDKECDRISALVSNLASMGANVLSGKDFIEVHGDPLELHGAEIETFHDHRIAMCFSILGAVIPDVRILHPECVEKTYPTYWQEYEEWRGQF
- a CDS encoding Ni/Fe hydrogenase subunit alpha, which translates into the protein MTQTISLNHITKIEGHASLRIVVEKGKVKKCNLSSVEGARYFEELLIGRDYTEAFELTSRICGICSSAHVICSITAVENALGMKASEQTLRLRELLTLGERIRSHATHLYFLALPDYLGYESAMAMIPKYTKEIERALRLMKIGNLIVKIIGGRDLHPVSAHVGGFSSFPREEEIQNCQKELQSVLKDAIKTAKLFMKLKFQKFEREIEMFSLTDSKGYAMLHGDLTSGKHVYKQSEFEKYFSEFHEPHSTSKFALKEGKEYRVGALSRLNHNSEQLFPYAKKMLKKSKLRLPSYNPFLNNLAQAIELVHAIEHAIHIFSSLKIRSEKIRKPVLKKSCKGIAGIEVPRGILWHEYEFNAKGKITKANIITPTSQNVRAIQEDIRTFLPTVLHLSRPEIELEIEKLIRSYDPCFSCSTHFLDVKWEE
- a CDS encoding sulfite exporter TauE/SafE family protein gives rise to the protein MKKTVVPIQGMHCKSCTMLIGDALQEISGVKRVYVNLKHKNAEIFSESDLDMEKVTEAIKNAGYEIGEEKKQSWISTNVDDYKDIGLGFVFVIFFYFVASWFGLFSINVGNGDPSNLFLVLLVGITAGLSTCMALVGGLVLGISTRHAEKHPEATPLQKFRPHLYFNIGRISSYFLLGGIIGMAGQVFQLSGPVLGIITIFVGMVMLFLGIKLLEIFPKFSHLSLTLPSGISRLFGIRKHHEKEYSHYNSLFVGALTFFLPCGFTQAMQLYAMSTGNFLSGALIMSVFAIGTAPGLLGIGGLTSVIKGIFARRFFKFAGIIVIALAFFNISNGYNLTGWSFDLGKSTFFAPKEANISLENGVQIAKMKETASGYSPRSFTVTKGVPVKWIIDAQDMYSCAASLSVSKLGITKSLKKGENIVEFTPEEVGTIKFSCSMGMYRGEFTVVDAKSSSSEASGENLQEKEIAPSQNVNTNTSKAPLQSSADVQLLKTTYISSNQDISPYEFTVTSGKPVRLEVDVRENGSGCMSTIMIPGLYNYPEYLEKGKTIAMEFTPQKKGDYPITCGMGVPRGIIKVL
- a CDS encoding copper-translocating P-type ATPase encodes the protein MSSQKTTLKISGMHCTSCEKLLTEALSDIPGIKDVRVSYANGTSEIEYDPKKISNMQKVIDVIKKEGYDAHVLKNESPISEEKKKNDTNPTEIILHEGNSGSPVHIQLESILEADGKIETGENGRSSFEGQIQRKKRAEFTLPKGIKEKERFIDDFLNIMNSAKFLDIGENGTTEQVSSFGNGKEKMGPIEKDPNKRISLSISGMHCASCSAIIERSLKKLESVKTANVNFAAEKASVVFDETKNSIQDVMNAVKKAGYGVEILSETDTGAERKKREMTISHYFHKFIFSLVLSLPMLYFMLLDFFKWLPGGNFFPPYIGIISLILTIPVQFYAGSGFYKGAWSSLKMRTFNMDSLIAIGTSTAFFYSLGNYLVSSFNNFSVLGLNGEKVPDLYFETAAFLITFVLLGKWLESKAKGRTSDAITKLMGLQAKTARVVRNGSVKDIPIDEVTHGDIIMVRPGEKVPVDGVIMKGSSSLDESMISGESIPVEKTVGDMVIGATINKTGTFEFEAQRIGSETTLAQIIRLIEEAQGSKAPIQAFADRISSWFVPAVIGIAILTFIIWYFLLGASLSFALLAFTAVIVIACPCALGLATPTALMVGTGKGAENGILIKGGEPLEAARNITTLIFDKTGTLTKGKPEVTDVVSFGTGDEEDVLQIAASLEKLSEHSLAESIYASAEEEGVTFSEVEDFQAIPGHGVTGKIENVEYFLGNRKLIAEYALLEMSKIERKIVKLEEKGKTVMILASKSEILGCIAVADTVKETSKEAITKLIRMGLEVYMITGDNMRTAKSIADEVGITNVLAEVLPEDKAREVKKLQELGKKVAMVGDGINDAPALAQANLGIAMGSGTDVALEAGGIVIIKNDLRDVVTALKLSRETMGKIKQNMFFALFYNVIGIPIAARVFASFGLILKPELAGLAMALSSVSVVLNSLLLRNFKPRKRNYISMIAPVFMVLLFTFAFWQFAVTSSRMSKEPTLGTAESAVISQINRNIAQKKFKMAFSPEGTPKVFTDSRLIPQITASEGKITIDGTFETLVGAEEAKVMKKENLFQKAGDEIVDFFGLPSVKISGVLAPTGTFLDISHLLSPEAFTQISGNPIKLELAGENIKKFYVIFGPGSIPSRLVNEIQFEDLRSISLGKNKYVPVILGATEAKIMLSENLFTKEGDLLDDFFGNKVIITKILPSTGTLLDEMHFVSTEFSW
- a CDS encoding metal-sensing transcriptional repressor, producing MHNEKVIINFKKAKSHLEKIMSMIEDDAYCIDIMQQNLAVIGLLKSAHQMLMEGHLKSCFSHAMQSNRVDKKEKMIEEILQVTKLFSK
- the glgP gene encoding alpha-glucan family phosphorylase yields the protein MEFAFDAKFRNYAGGLGVLAADMMHSCADMSIPAVGVSLIYHKDDNPEKALNFEKYMKRLSITVDVQVEDRPVKVGVFEYTVKSDIGKSLPVYFLTTYLPENKRWDRDLTKFLYAGDEYTRIGQETILGIGGVKMLRALGYNHIEKFHMNEGHSAFLTFELLKECAYHDADVRKMCTFTTHTPIPAGHDYFDYHLAERVLTSILPWHIKNIATSDRLSMTHLALNLSEKVNSVSEKHNEVCHQMFPEYSFENITNGIHHLTWISDSMAKLFDSSFLHWRERPSELCDAENTLSGEKVWQAHQKNKKELVKWINEHPEYYIFSPEKYKEDFFDENTLTIAFARRFVPYKRPTLIFRDIDRLRELGYRKIQMVFSGKCYEFDQFCNWQKGNLQKFEKMLRGQIRIAVISDYNVDIAQKLISGADMWLNNPVRPLEASGTSGMKAALNGLLNISVLDGWWIEGFALNPMAGWGFGEKSNGLDENSRDNMDAHELYENLTDAVNCYYHRPEEWRKRMKAAISLIHYFNTNRCVEEYMKKMWSFA
- a CDS encoding heavy-metal-associated domain-containing protein, with the protein product MFSSSFTITGITCEACVKLIKKRLQKIQNVTEVSLELSGNLGISSDRQIEKTELLSALEGTDYKVL
- a CDS encoding YtxH domain-containing protein, with the protein product MSDDTSSHENDSRAGKRKKQGKLDKVLMGIVIGGAIGSVLGMTLSPKSGKENRDYVFKKSSETWEKSRALLGEIVTKKQQKKGFWHRLNEFIYRKKQK
- a CDS encoding shikimate kinase; amino-acid sequence: MSRNIVFTGMRGSGKSHFGSEFAKKNWYRFVDTDQEIEKRAGKKIAEIVAQNGWGTFRKMEYDVCKELSSVENTIISVGGGTVMQKENVELLKKNSIFVFLYAPPKELFRRLEKSKHKRPPLRKGLSLREEIQVIWQERRATFFETADFVFCFLFFSSDPRENVSKNVGVLQRLVDSIFHKNMVKYR